A single Drosophila ananassae strain 14024-0371.13 chromosome 3L, ASM1763931v2, whole genome shotgun sequence DNA region contains:
- the LOC6496045 gene encoding uncharacterized protein LOC6496045, translated as MLKLETKFGIIFSGILSMGFAIIYLLLKDGFYWRAGLFDLRIHTSSLQILASIVLIIGAIRQNYNLLVPWMFTTALFLYLMVYLTIVTLIRTQDCAFLPLVVPFSAYLCCALVSVRKAFDRMRNDDPPAYANLLDKKVFISHI; from the exons ATGTTGAAACTAGAGACCAAGTTTGGGATTATCTTCTCTGGAATATTATCCATGGGCTTCGCCATCATTTATTTGTTGCTAAAGGATGGATTTTACTGGCGAG CTGGTTTGTTCGATCTGCGAATCCATACTTCTAGTCTTCAAATACTAGCTAGCATTGTCCTAATTATAGGGGCTATCAGG caaAATTATAACCTTCTGGTGCCATGGATGTTCACCACAGCactgtttttatatttaatggTTTATTTGACCATTGTTACCCTTATCAGGACCCAAGATTGTGCCTTTCTGCCTCTGGTGGTGCCATTTTCAG CCTATCTCTGCTGTGCTCTTGTGTCAGTTCGAAAGGCTTTCGACAGGATGCGAAATGACGATCCGCCGGCTTACGCCAACTTATTGGATAAAAAAGTGTTCATTAGTCACATCTAG
- the LOC6496044 gene encoding uncharacterized protein LOC6496044 isoform X1, giving the protein MYKLDTKGGIIGSGCASIAFAIIYLVLMDDHFWRVVLAVGLYEFGIHISSLQILGSIVLIVGAIKEKYKFFVPWMITTAFFMYLMVYATIVVLARGGEWIFIPLMFLPVTAFLGYALYSVQLAFDRMRKEEPPAYTNLMSKKDFINHI; this is encoded by the exons ATGTACAAGTTGGATACTAAAGGAGGCATCATTGGCTCGGGATGTGCCTCCATTGCCTTTGCCATCATCTACTTGGTTCTGATGGATGACCATTTCTGGCGAG ttgttcTTGCAGTTGGACTATATGAGTTCGGAATACACATTTCATCTCTTCAGATATTAGGCAGTATCGTTCTCATTGTGGGTGCTATCAAG gaaaaatacaaattctttgTGCCCTGGATGATAACCACTGCCTTCTTTATGTATCTGATGGTTTACGCGACTATTGTTGTCCTGGCCAGAGGTGGAGAATGGATATTTATTCCTCTAATGTTTCTGCCAGTTACAG CTTTCCTTGGCTATGCCTTGTACTCGGTGCAATTGGCCTTCGACAGGATGCGGAAGGAGGAGCCGCCAGCATACACCAACTTGATGTCCAAGAAGGACTTTATCAATCACATATAG
- the LOC6496043 gene encoding calcineurin subunit B type 2: protein MGNETSLPMEMCSNFDADEIRRLGKRFRKLDLDNSGALSVDEFMSLPELQQNPLVQRVIDIFDADGNGEVDFKEFIQGVSQFSVKGDKLSKLRFAFRIYDMDNDGYISNGELFQVLKMMVGNNLKDTQLQQIVDKTIGFADKDEDGKISFDEFCSVVGNTDIHKKMVVDV from the exons ATG GGAAATGAAACATCACTGCCCATGGAAATGTGTTCCAATT tcgACGCCGATGAGATCCGTCGCTTGGGAAAACGCTTCCGCAAACTGGACCTCGACAACTCCGGAGCTTTGAGTGTGGACGAGTTCATGTCGCTGCCGGAGCTGCAACAGAACCCACTGGTCCAGCGAGTGATTGACATTTTCGATGCCGATGGCAACGGCGAGGTGGACTTCAAGGAGTTCATCCAGGGCGTCTCACAGTTCAGTGTCAAGGGCGATAAGCTGTCGAAGCTGCGCTTCGCCTTTCGCATCTACGACATGGACAACGATGGCTATATATCCAACGGAGAACTGTTTCAG GTGTTAAAGATGATGGTGGGAAACAATCTGAAGGACACGCAACTGCAGCAGATCGTTGACAAGACAATCGGATTCGCGGACAAGGACGAGGATGGGAAGATATCGTTCGATGAGTTCTGCTCGGTGGTCGGCAACACGGACATACACAAGAAGATGGTTGTTGACGTCTAA
- the LOC6494555 gene encoding leukocyte elastase inhibitor, with protein sequence MFDFNLEFARGGARFTSELFQLLASGGLKDNVVYSPFSIQACIALAFAGSKGETADEIAKVLHFVSNFPPEVAQTFQFVLEKYRGSSLLRVANKLYVQEGKQLKAAYQAAIKEQYHSEAESINFALNDAAAQAINAWVNGKTQGKITELVTADSFDDNTRVVLLNALHFKGSWAHKFNEQNTQEDDFWVGEEEQVKVNYMNQKAKFPYGYFEDLGCTALEMPYQDSDLSMFVLLPQERTGIYDLAKKLKTVNLVDLADKLVVEEVNVKFPKFKVEYSLDLDQKLKELGITKMFTEGAEFDNLLESPEGVYVSKALHKATIEVNEEGTEAAAATGMIMMTRMMTFPIQFQADRPFLYVIWNRKNILFAGAFVKAA encoded by the exons ATGTTCGACTTCAACTTGGAGTTCGCTCGCGGTGGCGCCCGCTTCACCTCGGAGCTCTTCCAGCTCCTGGCCTCTGGCGGATTAAAGGACAACGTAGTCTACTCTCCCTTCTCCATCCAGGCCTGCATTGCTCTGGCATTTGCCGGATCCAAGGGCGAAACCGCCGACGAGATCGCCAAGGTGCTCCACTTTGTCTCCAACTTCCCCCCGGAAGTGGCACAGACCTTCCAGTTTGTGCTGGAAAAGTACCGTGGCAGCAGCCTCCTGCGAGTGGCCAACAAACTCTACGTTCAGGAGGGCAAGCAGCTGAAGGCTGCCTACCAGGCGGCCATCAAGGAGCAGTACCATTCCGAAGCCGAGTCCATTAACTTTGCCCTGAACGATGCAGCTGCTCAGGCGATCAATGCCTGGGTGAACGGCAAGACTCAGGGCAAGATCACCGAACTGGTCACCGCCGATTCCTTTGACGACAACACCAGGGTGGTGCTGCTCAATGCTCTCCACTTCAAGGGCAGCTGGGCGCACAAGTTCAACGAACAGAATACCCAGGAGGACGACTTCTGGGTGGGCGAGGAGGAGCAGGTGAAGGTGAACTACATGAACCAGAAGGCCAAGTTCCCCTACGGCTACTTTGAGGATCTGGGCTGCACGGCCCTCGAGATGCCCTACCAGGACTCGGATCTGTCCATGTTCGTCCTGTTGCCGCAGGAGCGCACCGGCATCTATGACCTCGCCAAGAAGCTCAAGACCGTGAATCTTGTGGACTTGGCCGACAAACTGGTCGTGGAGGAAGTAAACGTAAAGTTCCCCAAGTTCAAAGTGGAGTACTCCTTGGACTTGGACCAGAAACTAAAAGAG CTGGGTATCACGAAGATGTTTACTGAGGGCGCGGAGTTCGACAACCTCCTGGAATCCCCCGAAGGCGTCTACGTCTCCAAGGCTCTGCACAAGGCCACCATTGAGGTGAACGAGGAGGGCACCGAGGCGGCGGCTGCCACTGGCATGATCATGATGACCCGCATGATGACTTTCCCGATCCAGTTCCAGGCAGATCGTCCATTCCTGTACGTCATTTGGAACAGGAAGAACATCCTGTTCGCCGGCGCTTTCGTCAAGGCAGCTTAG
- the LOC6494557 gene encoding kynurenine 3-monooxygenase: MKPGIVCSDANGRQDAAGLAGEEVRRRRVAVVGAGLVGSLAALNFARRGNHVDLYEYREDIRHALVVTGRSINLALSQRGRKALAAVGLEQKILATAIPMRGRMLHDTKGNTRVVIYDPCTQQCLYSVGRRQLNEVLLDACDELPNITCHFNHKLATVNLREGSLEFRNPQPGGEAITTSADLIVGCDGAFSSVRQQLVRLPGFNYSQIYIETGYLELCIPAEAGDFQMPPNYLHIWPRDSFMMIALPNQDRSFTVTLSMPFDMFSKIQTKSQLLDFFRENFGDALPLIGEEQLVKDFFKTKPQHLVSIKCRPYHYEDKALILGDAAHAMVPYYGQGMNAGMEDVTLLTEILDRQLPLDETLAQFTEKRWQDAFAICDLAMYNYVEMRDLTKRWSFRLRKFVDTVLFRFFPAWIPLYNSVSFSSMPYSECIANRKWQDQFLMRVSAASILAMIVTGGALYVQGRS, from the exons ATGAAGCCAGGAATCGTCTGTTCGGATGCCAACGGTCGCCAGGATGCGGCAGGATTGGCTGGGGAGGAAGTGCGTCGGCGCAGGGTGGCAGTAGTGGGTGCCGGTTTG GTTGGGTCTCTGGCCGCATTGAATTTCGCCCGGAGGGGCAACCATGTGGACCTGTACGAGTACCGCGAAGACATCCGCCACGCCCTTGTGGTCACCGGTCGGAGCATCAACCTGGCCCTGTCCCAGCGCGGGCGGAAGGCCCTGGCAGCCGTGGGACTGGAGCAGAAGATCCTGGCCACCGCCATACCGATGCGGGGAAGGATGCTGCACGACACCAAGGGTAATACCCGGGTGGTGATCTATGATCCCTGCACCCAGCAGTGCCTGTATTCCGTGGGTCGGAGGCAACTGAACGAGGTCCTTTTGGATGCCTGTGATGAGCTGCCGAACATCACCTGCCACTTCAACCACAAGCTGGCCACCGTCAACCTGAGGGAGGGATCGCTGGAGTTCCGGAATCCCCAGCCAGGCGGCGAGGCCATCACGACCAGTGCCGATCTCATCGTGGGCTGTGACGGAGCCTTCAGCAGTGTCCGCCAGCAGTTGGTCCGCTTGCCGGGATTCAACTACTCCCAAATCTACATTGAAACCGGGTACCTGGAGCTGTGTATTCCCGCCGAGGCGGGAGACTTCCAGATGCCACCCAATTACCTGCACATTTGGCCGCGCGACTCCTTCATGATGATAGCCCTGCCGAACCAGGACAGATCCTTCACGGTCACCCTATCCATGCCCTTCGACATGTTCTCCAAAATCCAAACCAAAAGCCAGCTCCTGGACTTCTTCCGAGAGAACTTCGGCGACGCCCTGCCCCTCATCGGGGAGGAGCAGTTGGTGAAGGACTTCTTCAAGACGAAACCCCAGCACCTGGTGTCCATCAAATGCCGTCCATATCACTACGAGGACAAGGCCCTCATCCTGGGCGATGCCGCACACGCCATGGTGCCCTACTATGGCCAGGGAATGAATGCTGGAATGGAGGATGTGACTCTGCTCACCGAGATCCTGGACAGGCAGCTGCCGCTGGACGAGACTCTGGCCCAGTTCACCGAGAAGCGATGGCAGGATGCCTTTGCCATCTGCGACCTGGCCATGTACAACTACGTCGAG ATGAGGGATCTAACCAAGCGTTGGTCTTTCCGCCTCCGGAAGTTCGTGGATACGGTGCTGTTCCGGTTCTTCCCCGCCTGGATTCCGCTCTACAACAGCGTGTCCTTTTCCAGCATGCCGTACAGTGAGTGCATCGCCAACCGGAAGTGGCAGGATCAGTTCCTAATGCGTGTTTCCGCCGCCAGTATTCTAGCCATGATTGTAACTGGCGGTGCTTTATATGTTCAGGGTCGTTCCTAA
- the LOC6496044 gene encoding uncharacterized protein LOC6496044 isoform X2, giving the protein MYKLDTKGGIIGSGCASIAFAIIYLVLMDDHFWRVGLYEFGIHISSLQILGSIVLIVGAIKEKYKFFVPWMITTAFFMYLMVYATIVVLARGGEWIFIPLMFLPVTAFLGYALYSVQLAFDRMRKEEPPAYTNLMSKKDFINHI; this is encoded by the exons ATGTACAAGTTGGATACTAAAGGAGGCATCATTGGCTCGGGATGTGCCTCCATTGCCTTTGCCATCATCTACTTGGTTCTGATGGATGACCATTTCTGGCGAG TTGGACTATATGAGTTCGGAATACACATTTCATCTCTTCAGATATTAGGCAGTATCGTTCTCATTGTGGGTGCTATCAAG gaaaaatacaaattctttgTGCCCTGGATGATAACCACTGCCTTCTTTATGTATCTGATGGTTTACGCGACTATTGTTGTCCTGGCCAGAGGTGGAGAATGGATATTTATTCCTCTAATGTTTCTGCCAGTTACAG CTTTCCTTGGCTATGCCTTGTACTCGGTGCAATTGGCCTTCGACAGGATGCGGAAGGAGGAGCCGCCAGCATACACCAACTTGATGTCCAAGAAGGACTTTATCAATCACATATAG